The Manihot esculenta cultivar AM560-2 chromosome 1, M.esculenta_v8, whole genome shotgun sequence genome has a window encoding:
- the LOC110628303 gene encoding (R)-mandelonitrile lyase-like: MAFKEKEIDVRSLDAHMLSSNDAGKRNETKACGIRFIKIEGSSDQTYEAYLNQPESLNSWGDVILSAGALGCPQILMLSGIGPEKHLKNFNLSLVLDLKGVGQEMKDCPAIALLADTKAEYQVTGIAKDFKFIVQGGILPISFNATRMPIAIKLAFPESEGKLKLSSTDPRQNPSVQFNYLSKEEDMDECIEMSQLLERVTRSKSVTLFLKTVPQNNLMSTPDELRNFCKNNVRTYYHYHGGCTVGSVDKDYKVYGIKGLRVIEGSTFLESLGTNPMATLLMLGRYQGIKILREREIASLFPNQQHP, from the coding sequence ATGGCATTCAAAGAAAAAGAGATTGATGTTCGATCTCTTGATGCTCATATGCTGTCTTCCAATGATGCTGGTAAAAGAAATGAGACAAAAGCTTGTGGCATTAGGTTTATCAAGATCGAGGGAAGCAGTGATCAAACTTACGAAGCTTACCTTAACCAACCGGAGAGTTTGAATTCCTGGGGAGATGTTATTTTATCAGCAGGAGCATTAGGCTGTCCCCAGATCCTAATGTTAAGTGGCATAGGGCCAGAAAAGCATCTCAAGAATTTCAATCTCTCACTTGTGTTAGATTTGAAAGGAGTTGGCCAAGAGATGAAAGACTGCCCAGCCATTGCCCTTCTAGCAGACACAAAAGCAGAATATCAAGTCACAGGCATTGCAAAAGACTTCAAATTCATAGTCCAGGGAGGAATTTTACCAATAAGCTTCAATGCAACAAGGATGCCAATTGCAATAAAGCTTGCATTTCCAGAATCTGAAGGGAAACTGAAATTGAGCAGCACAGATCCCAGGCAAAACCCTTCAGTGCAATTCAACTATCTATCAAAGGAAGAAGACATGGATGAATGCATTGAAATGTCTCAATTGCTTGAAAGGGTAACAAGATCTAAGTCTGTTACTCTGTTCCTGAAGACTGTACCACAGAATAATTTGATGTCCACTCCTGATGAGCTGAGAAATTTCTGCAAGAACAATGTTAGAACCTATTATCATTACCACGGTGGTTGCACCGTTGGATCAGTTGATAAAGATTACAAAGTCTATGGAATTAAGGGCTTGAGAGTAATAGAAGGCTCAACTTTCTTGGAATCCCTAGGCACAAATCCAATGGCTACCCTGTTAATGCTGGGAAGATATCAAGGGATCAAGATTCTAAGAGAGCGAGAGATTGCTTCTCTATTTCCTAATCAACAACATCCATAG
- the LOC110611498 gene encoding E3 ubiquitin-protein ligase MPSR1, whose translation MVMEIVVKETGLGDMIKISQHKFQIFLPSSLVLSTCLLCGRTPFLIYSSPAIIFHSSSFSPSSRFSEMASEPHQPELSSAFEGMPRHRDLSLFLPFLLGFSTTTGRSESDHPDQETPDTPTPNQRIILINPFTQGMVVIEGAASLDSLLRDLATKNGQPPASKASIEAMPCVEIAEIGDQDGECMICLEDWEIGGLAKEMPCKHRFHANCIEKWLGIHGSCPVCRYKMPVDKMDFGKKRDDDDDEGRERRIIEREIWVSFSFNTHRRNENSNQASVTDPSDVSSSSPALDHEMEG comes from the coding sequence ATGGTGATGGAGATTGTAGTGAAAGAGACAGGTTTAGGTGACATGATCAAGATAAGCCAACACAAATTCCAGATCTTTCTACCATCTTCTTTGGTCTTGTCTACATGTCTTCTCTGTGGGCGCACACCATTTCTCATATATTCTTCACCTGCAATTATTTTCCATTCTTCATCTTTCTCTCCCTCTTCAAGATTTTCTGAAATGGCTTCTGAGCCTCATCAGCCTGAGTTATCTTCTGCTTTTGAGGGGATGCCAAGGCATAGAGACCTCTCTTTGTTTTTGCCTTTCCTATTAGGCTTCTCCACCACCACCGGCCGGAGTGAGAGTGACCACCCAGATCAAGAAACGCCAGATACACCCACCCCAAATCAAAGAATCATCCTTATCAACCCTTTCACTCAAGGGATGGTGGTGATTGAAGGAGCTGCTAGTTTGGATTCTCTTCTTAGAGACTTAGCTACCAAGAATGGTCAGCCTCCTGCCTCAAAAGCATCTATAGAGGCCATGCCTTGTGTTGAAATTGCTGAAATTGGAGATCAGGATGGTGAGTGTATGATCTGTTTAGAGGATTGGGAGATTGGTGGGTTGGCCAAAGAGATGCCTTGTAAGCACAGGTTTCATGCTAATTGTATAGAGAAGTGGTTGGGGATTCATGGGTCATGCCCTGTTTGCAGGTACAAGATGCCTGTTGATAAGATGGATTTTGGAAAGAAgagagatgatgatgatgatgaggggAGAGAGAGAAGAATAATTGAAAGAGAAATTTGGGTTAGTTTTTCATTCAATACTCATAGGAGAAATGAAAACTCAAATCAGGCTTCAGTTACTGATCCTAGTGATGTCTCTTCCTCAAGTCCAGCTCTTGATCATGAAATGGAGGGTTAA